One window of Methanobacterium alkalithermotolerans genomic DNA carries:
- a CDS encoding bifunctional 5,6,7,8-tetrahydromethanopterin hydro-lyase/3-hexulose-6-phosphate synthase: MYKIGEALIGSGNEIAHIDLIIGDKEGPAGTAFANGLSQLSLGHTPVLSVIRPNLMTKPATLIVPKVTVGDLKDAEKIFGPAQAAVGRAVADAVEEGLIPEEKVEDLVLVVSVFIHPEAEDYRKIYQYNYGATRLAIRRAVGEYPEVGKVLAEKDRGSHPIMGFGVVRLWSPPYLQVALDLDNMDEMERIINSLPDRERILLEAGTPLVKKFGVGIVSKIRELRPDSFIIADLKTLDVGRIEVKMAADETADAVAISGLGTTESIEKAIHEAQKQGIYSILDMMNVENFVEKLNNLDYKPDIVLLHRNVDLETLKAERGEAQSEMTEWGNIKEIKELIGKNGLVAVAGGITPSKVGEALDSSADIIVVGRYIIGSRDVRRAAEDFLDHMPQDPDTMRLALDEDESL, encoded by the coding sequence ATGTATAAAATAGGAGAAGCTTTGATTGGAAGCGGAAATGAAATCGCTCATATTGATTTAATTATCGGTGATAAAGAAGGTCCAGCCGGTACAGCATTTGCTAACGGCCTTAGCCAACTTTCACTGGGTCATACCCCGGTGTTGTCAGTTATTCGGCCTAATTTAATGACCAAACCCGCCACCCTCATTGTACCCAAGGTAACTGTGGGAGATTTGAAGGATGCTGAGAAGATATTCGGACCAGCCCAGGCAGCAGTGGGAAGAGCCGTGGCCGATGCCGTAGAAGAAGGTTTAATACCTGAAGAAAAAGTGGAAGACCTGGTTCTGGTGGTGAGTGTATTTATCCATCCCGAAGCAGAAGATTACCGGAAAATCTATCAATACAATTATGGAGCTACCAGATTGGCTATAAGAAGAGCTGTAGGCGAATACCCTGAAGTAGGTAAAGTATTGGCTGAAAAAGACCGTGGATCTCACCCTATCATGGGCTTTGGTGTGGTAAGATTATGGAGTCCGCCTTACCTGCAGGTGGCCCTGGATCTGGATAACATGGATGAAATGGAACGAATCATCAACAGCTTGCCTGACCGGGAAAGGATACTCTTAGAAGCCGGTACGCCTCTGGTTAAAAAATTCGGAGTGGGTATTGTCAGTAAAATCCGGGAATTAAGGCCGGACTCCTTCATCATTGCTGATTTAAAGACCCTGGATGTGGGCCGGATAGAAGTGAAAATGGCAGCAGATGAAACTGCCGATGCAGTAGCCATCTCTGGACTGGGAACCACCGAATCCATTGAAAAAGCCATCCACGAAGCACAAAAACAGGGCATTTACTCTATCCTGGATATGATGAATGTGGAGAACTTTGTTGAAAAACTAAATAATCTGGACTACAAGCCAGATATTGTGTTGCTGCACCGTAACGTTGATTTGGAAACCCTTAAAGCTGAACGTGGTGAAGCACAATCTGAGATGACCGAATGGGGTAACATCAAGGAGATCAAGGAACTAATTGGTAAAAATGGTCTGGTAGCAGTAGCTGGAGGTATCACTCCTTCTAAAGTGGGTGAAGCCCTGGATAGTTCTGCCGATATCATTGTGGTAGGCCGATACATTATTGGTTCCCGTGATGTTCGCCGGGCTGCTGAGGACTTTTTGGATCACATGCCCCAGGACCCGGATACCATGCGTTTAGCATTAGATGAGGATGAATCACTTTAA
- a CDS encoding TrpB-like pyridoxal phosphate-dependent enzyme, whose amino-acid sequence MMHKITLPSDEVPKKWYNINPDLPVPLPAPKNPEEGGNLENLPKLFSKGVLEQEMSQERWIKIPKEVREVYKMIGRPSPLFRAKRLEEILDTPAKIFYKREDYSPTGSHKLNTAIAQAYYAKKDGVERLTTETGAGQWGTALSLACSMMDMDCTVYMVRVSFNQKPFRKTIMQIYDGEVIPSPSNKTEFGRKMLAENPDHPGSLGIAISEAMQDALNDDNVYYTLGSVLNHVLLHQTVIGLETKKQLEIAGETPDVMIGCVGGGSNFGGAIFPFIKDQIDGKIDCKFIAAEPHSCPTLTKGEYCYDFGDTAGMTPLMKMYTLGHDFVPPSVHAGGLRYHGMAPQVALLVHEGLVEGRSVHQKHTFQSGLDFAKAEGVVPAPETTHALKVAMDEARECKKTGEEKTIVVSFSGHGMLDLQGYDDYINGKIV is encoded by the coding sequence ATAATGCACAAAATAACACTACCTTCTGATGAAGTACCCAAAAAATGGTATAATATAAACCCTGATTTACCTGTACCCCTCCCTGCTCCTAAAAATCCTGAAGAGGGAGGAAATTTAGAAAACTTACCTAAATTATTCTCTAAAGGTGTGCTGGAACAGGAAATGTCCCAGGAAAGATGGATCAAAATCCCAAAAGAAGTAAGAGAAGTCTATAAAATGATTGGTAGGCCCAGCCCTCTTTTCCGGGCCAAACGCCTGGAAGAAATCCTGGACACCCCGGCTAAAATCTTCTATAAACGGGAAGATTACTCCCCCACCGGAAGCCATAAATTGAACACCGCCATAGCCCAGGCTTATTATGCTAAAAAAGACGGTGTGGAACGTTTAACCACCGAAACCGGTGCTGGTCAATGGGGTACTGCACTTTCGCTGGCCTGTTCCATGATGGACATGGACTGTACTGTTTACATGGTGCGGGTTTCCTTTAATCAGAAGCCCTTTAGAAAAACCATTATGCAGATTTATGATGGAGAGGTCATTCCCTCCCCCAGTAATAAAACCGAGTTTGGAAGGAAAATGTTAGCTGAAAATCCTGACCATCCTGGTTCACTGGGTATAGCCATTTCAGAGGCTATGCAGGATGCGCTAAATGATGATAATGTTTACTACACTCTGGGAAGTGTCTTAAACCACGTATTGTTGCATCAGACGGTGATTGGATTGGAAACCAAAAAACAGCTGGAGATTGCTGGTGAAACGCCGGATGTTATGATTGGCTGTGTGGGAGGAGGAAGTAACTTTGGAGGGGCTATTTTCCCTTTTATAAAAGATCAGATAGATGGGAAAATTGATTGTAAATTCATAGCAGCAGAACCCCACTCCTGCCCTACCCTGACTAAAGGAGAATACTGCTATGACTTTGGAGACACCGCCGGTATGACTCCCCTTATGAAGATGTACACCCTGGGCCATGACTTTGTGCCCCCATCAGTGCATGCAGGTGGCTTAAGATACCATGGAATGGCCCCTCAGGTAGCCTTACTGGTTCATGAAGGACTGGTAGAAGGCCGATCTGTACATCAAAAGCACACCTTCCAGAGCGGACTGGACTTTGCCAAAGCCGAAGGAGTGGTCCCTGCACCCGAAACCACCCACGCCCTGAAGGTAGCTATGGATGAAGCCCGGGAATGCAAAAAGACCGGAGAGGAAAAAACCATTGTGGTCAGCTTCTCCGGCCATGGAATGCTGGATTTACAGGGCTACGACGATTACATAAATGGTAAAATCGTTTAA
- a CDS encoding DUF1786 domain-containing protein, producing MKFLAIDVGTGTQDIMLYDTTEPMENSIKLVLPSPTRIMAGKIRKTNTDIFMDGETMGGGPINRALSQHIDKGYQVTMTKRAALTVRDDLERVRSMGIKIVDSKKDLETTHFKNITLSDVNLEALKSSLAPFDVKLDFDYVGVAVQDHGYSAHMGDRNFRFLKIKEKLQKPLFPEEFAYTTHIPPYFSRMQAVQRTLKDKHPLVMDSKFAAVCGATCDPEVQKMDSYVVMDVGNGHTLAASIEKGKIRGIMEHHTGALTPEKIEDYVEKMIKGTLTNEEIYNDHGHGAWVLKPINKLQKVILTGPRRSIVEKTNLPFYNASPAGDVMMAGPVGLIKSIKYKNR from the coding sequence ATGAAATTTTTGGCAATAGATGTGGGTACCGGTACCCAGGATATCATGCTATATGATACGACGGAACCAATGGAAAACTCCATAAAGCTGGTTCTTCCATCTCCCACCCGGATAATGGCGGGCAAAATCCGTAAAACTAATACAGATATTTTCATGGATGGGGAGACCATGGGGGGAGGTCCTATAAATCGTGCTCTCTCCCAGCACATAGATAAGGGATATCAGGTGACCATGACTAAAAGGGCCGCCCTCACAGTAAGGGATGATTTAGAGCGGGTGAGGTCCATGGGAATAAAAATCGTGGATTCTAAAAAAGATCTGGAAACAACCCATTTTAAAAATATAACCCTGTCTGATGTGAATTTAGAAGCTCTTAAGAGTAGTCTGGCACCATTTGATGTTAAACTGGACTTTGATTACGTGGGGGTGGCGGTGCAGGACCATGGATACAGTGCCCACATGGGTGACCGGAATTTCAGATTCCTGAAAATCAAAGAAAAACTACAAAAACCCCTCTTTCCAGAGGAATTTGCTTACACAACTCACATTCCTCCTTACTTTTCCCGGATGCAGGCAGTACAAAGAACCTTAAAAGATAAACATCCTCTGGTAATGGATTCTAAATTTGCAGCAGTTTGCGGTGCCACCTGCGACCCGGAGGTCCAAAAAATGGATAGCTACGTGGTAATGGATGTGGGTAATGGTCATACCCTGGCGGCTTCTATTGAAAAAGGGAAAATCAGAGGGATCATGGAACACCATACCGGGGCCCTGACCCCGGAAAAAATTGAAGACTATGTGGAAAAAATGATTAAGGGTACCTTAACCAATGAAGAAATATATAATGACCACGGCCATGGCGCCTGGGTTTTAAAACCGATAAATAAGCTTCAAAAAGTAATTTTAACCGGACCCCGTCGATCTATAGTTGAAAAAACTAATCTACCCTTTTATAATGCCTCCCCTGCCGGGGACGTGATGATGGCCGGACCGGTGGGACTAATTAAAAGTATAAAATATAAAAACAGATAA
- a CDS encoding IS5 family transposase has product MKSFENYFMNKQYDRVKQLGDKLAEIDPLIDWEAFRPVIRDMYYNQSERGGRPNNDEIVMIKMLVLQSWYGLSDPELERQANDRISFQKFLGFPERIPDRSTVWAFRERLIDTGKDEYIWKELQRQIDSKGLKVKEGVIQDATFITADPGHQRVNEPRGPEAKTRRNKEGEWSKKGGKSYFGYKLHTLADKDYDLIRRLETTTAEIHDSQIDLSKPGEVVYRDRGYFGAACKGYDATMKRAVRAHPLGIRDKNRNKRITRKRSAGERPYAVIKNIFKSGHHLVTTTLRVHTKNLFSCFCYNLLQLKTLQKINTT; this is encoded by the coding sequence ATGAAGTCTTTTGAGAATTATTTCATGAATAAGCAGTATGATCGCGTGAAACAGCTGGGTGATAAGCTTGCTGAGATTGATCCTCTTATTGATTGGGAAGCTTTCAGACCTGTTATTCGAGATATGTATTATAATCAGTCTGAACGTGGTGGTAGGCCTAATAATGATGAAATAGTTATGATAAAGATGTTGGTTTTGCAATCATGGTATGGTTTATCTGATCCTGAGCTTGAAAGACAAGCTAACGATCGAATATCCTTTCAAAAGTTCTTAGGATTCCCTGAAAGAATCCCAGACCGTTCCACGGTCTGGGCATTCAGAGAACGATTAATTGATACTGGTAAAGACGAATATATATGGAAAGAACTGCAAAGACAAATCGATTCCAAGGGACTAAAGGTCAAAGAAGGCGTTATACAGGATGCTACTTTCATTACAGCTGATCCTGGTCATCAAAGAGTTAATGAACCTCGTGGACCTGAAGCCAAAACCAGACGTAATAAAGAAGGAGAATGGTCTAAAAAAGGCGGTAAATCCTATTTTGGATATAAATTACATACACTGGCCGATAAGGATTATGATTTGATACGTAGACTGGAAACTACAACGGCTGAGATCCATGATAGTCAAATTGACCTCAGCAAACCTGGTGAAGTAGTTTATCGAGACCGTGGATACTTCGGAGCAGCCTGCAAAGGATATGATGCCACTATGAAACGTGCAGTGCGTGCACATCCATTGGGAATCCGGGATAAAAATCGCAACAAGCGAATCACCCGAAAAAGATCCGCCGGCGAACGGCCTTACGCCGTAATTAAAAACATATTCAAGTCAGGTCACCATTTAGTAACCACTACACTCAGAGTACACACCAAAAACCTGTTTTCATGCTTCTGTTACAACTTACTACAACTAAAAACCCTGCAAAAAATAAACACAACCTAG
- a CDS encoding CehA/McbA family metallohydrolase, translated as MIIDPHIHSVYSGDATGTPREIIKKARKIGLDAIAIADHNSLKGSHMALKEVKEFKNLIIIPSMEVTTSRGHIVALGVNQEIKKGLTPEETMEKIQEAGGVSIVPHPFVRYRDGLLARTNTLKMDAIETLNSRYIFGYSNWRAKKLAQEKNIPEIGSSDAHFVGAIGSCVTKVQADFSIDSILEAIRKGKTTPQGGRTPLPLIIKEVINKKIKRVQEYQV; from the coding sequence ATGATAATTGACCCTCATATTCACAGTGTTTATTCTGGAGACGCCACAGGCACCCCCCGGGAAATCATAAAAAAAGCCCGAAAGATAGGCCTGGATGCCATAGCCATAGCAGACCATAACTCCCTTAAAGGTTCACATATGGCCCTTAAAGAAGTAAAAGAATTTAAGAACCTTATTATCATACCTTCCATGGAGGTAACAACTTCCAGGGGCCATATAGTAGCACTGGGAGTTAATCAGGAAATAAAAAAAGGGTTAACTCCTGAAGAAACCATGGAAAAAATACAGGAAGCTGGAGGAGTATCCATTGTACCTCACCCCTTTGTAAGGTACCGGGACGGTCTTTTAGCCCGGACCAACACCCTTAAAATGGATGCTATAGAGACCCTGAACTCTCGCTATATATTTGGTTACTCCAACTGGCGGGCCAAAAAACTGGCCCAGGAAAAAAACATCCCGGAAATAGGATCCAGTGATGCCCACTTTGTGGGAGCCATCGGGAGCTGCGTTACAAAGGTACAGGCTGATTTTTCAATAGATAGTATTCTGGAAGCCATAAGAAAAGGTAAAACCACACCTCAGGGGGGGAGAACTCCCCTACCTTTAATCATTAAAGAAGTGATTAATAAAAAGATAAAAAGGGTGCAGGAGTACCAGGTTTAA
- a CDS encoding DUF63 family protein yields MLEQISQFIQEHFLYLQPGYTLLNTIVFGLILGLVVLGLIKMFKWIDKDPQDLFLPLIPFIFLGSSTRALVDNGIYPLNLLLVTPGIYVLVGILTLLVLFGTILLEKRTGRDYRQVMFLMGMILCLPNIFNMGHINFQAFAAIIGIWLLFTAPFFLLGKKWKLLSDKFNLAALSAHLFDASSTFVAVDYYGYWEQHVLPAALTDMMGTAFIMFPLKIGVILGTIYFIDSEIEDKTIKNMLKLAIFILGLAPGLRNFLSLIMAT; encoded by the coding sequence ATGCTGGAACAGATTTCCCAATTCATTCAGGAGCACTTTCTCTATCTACAACCGGGCTACACCTTGCTTAACACCATAGTATTTGGTCTGATACTGGGGCTGGTGGTTTTAGGATTAATTAAAATGTTTAAATGGATTGATAAAGATCCCCAAGATCTCTTCCTACCCCTCATACCATTTATTTTCCTGGGATCCAGTACCCGGGCTCTGGTGGATAACGGTATCTATCCCCTGAATCTCTTACTGGTAACACCGGGTATTTATGTATTGGTGGGCATCCTCACCCTTTTGGTACTCTTTGGGACCATTTTACTGGAAAAAAGAACTGGCAGAGACTACCGCCAGGTCATGTTTTTAATGGGGATGATACTGTGTTTACCCAATATTTTCAACATGGGCCACATTAATTTCCAGGCATTTGCGGCTATTATTGGAATATGGTTACTATTTACCGCTCCTTTTTTTCTTTTAGGTAAAAAATGGAAGTTATTATCAGATAAATTTAATCTGGCAGCACTATCAGCCCATTTATTTGATGCTTCCTCCACCTTTGTGGCGGTGGATTATTATGGCTACTGGGAACAGCACGTCCTGCCGGCCGCCCTTACCGATATGATGGGAACTGCATTTATCATGTTCCCCTTAAAAATAGGGGTTATATTAGGGACAATTTATTTTATTGACTCTGAAATAGAGGATAAAACCATTAAAAACATGCTGAAACTGGCCATATTTATCCTGGGATTGGCCCCGGGTTTGAGAAACTTTTTAAGTTTGATTATGGCCACCTGA
- a CDS encoding 2-isopropylmalate synthase, which produces MYIEKVKKNMNLPETVRIFDTTLRDGEQTPGVAITVDEKIGIAKKLDQLGVDVIEVGFPAASEGEKEAAKAILDLGLNAKVCGLARVLKNDLDAVLDSDVDYIHTFIGTSPLHREYKLKMSQEQILDKAVEAVEYVKDHGVLVEFSAEDATRTEFPFLSEIYQSVEDAGADYINVPDTVGVMVPSAMHWLISKLNKDINIPISVHCHDDFGLAVANSLSSVEAGAQQVHATINGLGERAGNASLEEVVMALITRYDLPLDIRTSQLVNLSDFVSRITGVRMPPNKAIVGENAFAHEAGIHVHGVLEKAETYEPITPEMVGHTRRIVLGKHTGANALRSKLDEYGIEMSEKQFCTVYDQIKDLGDKGKKVTDADLKAIAVTVLGRAKKETVKLEGFAVMTGENVMPTATVKLRIHEELKTASKTGVGPVDAAINAIHSLVSETTDIELKEYNIEAITGGTNALAEVFVVMGDMEGNHATGRSTREDIVMASVEAVLDSINKILMVK; this is translated from the coding sequence ATGTACATAGAAAAAGTAAAAAAGAACATGAATTTACCGGAAACGGTGCGTATATTTGATACCACCCTCCGGGACGGCGAACAAACACCTGGTGTGGCCATAACGGTGGATGAAAAGATAGGCATAGCTAAAAAATTAGACCAGCTAGGTGTAGATGTTATTGAAGTGGGGTTTCCTGCTGCTTCTGAAGGTGAAAAAGAAGCAGCAAAAGCAATTTTAGATCTGGGATTGAATGCGAAAGTCTGTGGTTTGGCAAGGGTTTTGAAAAATGATCTGGATGCAGTCCTGGATAGTGATGTGGACTACATTCATACCTTTATTGGTACTTCTCCTCTGCATCGGGAATACAAATTGAAAATGAGCCAGGAACAAATACTGGATAAAGCAGTAGAGGCAGTGGAATATGTGAAAGACCATGGGGTGCTGGTGGAATTTTCCGCCGAAGATGCCACCCGGACCGAATTCCCCTTCCTTAGTGAAATATATCAGTCGGTGGAGGATGCCGGGGCAGATTACATCAATGTACCTGATACTGTGGGGGTCATGGTTCCCAGTGCCATGCACTGGCTCATAAGTAAACTGAACAAGGACATTAACATTCCCATCAGTGTGCATTGTCATGATGACTTTGGACTGGCAGTGGCCAATTCTCTCTCCTCAGTGGAAGCCGGGGCCCAGCAGGTACATGCCACCATAAATGGCCTGGGTGAAAGGGCAGGTAATGCCTCTTTAGAAGAAGTGGTGATGGCCCTCATAACTCGATATGACCTTCCACTGGATATAAGGACCTCTCAACTGGTTAATTTATCCGATTTTGTTTCCCGCATTACTGGAGTTAGAATGCCACCTAATAAGGCCATTGTAGGTGAAAATGCATTTGCTCATGAGGCAGGAATCCATGTGCACGGGGTCTTAGAAAAGGCAGAAACCTATGAACCCATCACTCCCGAGATGGTGGGACACACCCGGAGAATTGTACTGGGTAAACACACTGGAGCAAATGCTCTGCGCTCTAAACTGGATGAATACGGTATTGAAATGAGTGAAAAACAATTCTGCACCGTCTATGATCAAATCAAGGATCTGGGTGATAAGGGCAAAAAGGTGACTGACGCGGATTTAAAGGCCATTGCGGTAACTGTACTGGGTCGGGCTAAAAAAGAAACAGTTAAATTGGAAGGATTTGCGGTTATGACTGGAGAAAATGTGATGCCCACCGCCACGGTGAAACTACGCATCCACGAGGAGTTAAAAACCGCTTCCAAAACCGGGGTGGGACCGGTGGACGCCGCCATAAATGCCATACATAGTCTGGTTAGTGAAACAACCGATATTGAACTTAAAGAATATAATATTGAGGCTATAACTGGCGGTACCAATGCCCTGGCTGAAGTATTCGTGGTGATGGGAGATATGGAGGGTAACCATGCCACCGGTCGTTCTACCCGTGAAGATATTGTTATGGCCAGTGTGGAAGCGGTTTTAGATTCTATAAACAAAATATTAATGGTAAAGTAG
- a CDS encoding PAS domain S-box protein, with protein MNLRKKTLLMIGATLLALVLILYATSQIILVTGLTNLEEDNIKQDAARFEEAILIEEQNLNAFTREMASSDETYNFMLNQNQQFIDHNLDDNLFSAMGIDLVLFFDNQGHIIYVKRLDQENQALSTLPEGMGDYNSLKSLFFNNSTPSSGGILNLPNTPLLISISPVTGSNTNSTVRGTVLMGRNLNKHFISSFSNFTQLQLELSPYNLPEAGRDFQDAQAAFNRNENIFITYNGSESISAYGFLNDIENNPAIIFKITDSRLYYAKTLNSIYYFMAMIIIAGFIMGFSILIYLDKSVLSSLSQLGANIKFIGEKKDFSARFPVSGDDEFSLLTRSLNKMMEKLENSHRTLQKSETKFRQLAENIDEVFGIYDLKKKRFIYLSPAFKDIWGRDPQELYDDPRKWKDYLDGRDKVKGIDVFSKIKNNNLNEEEKIQFPIKRPDNSIRWIEARLSPVKDHSGNVNRVVGIATDITRDKEAEYQLKSTKKRLDFLISATPAIIYTLSIHPPHKTTFISNNVKKQTGYSPDDFLKDSYFWMDRIHPDDVSHALADLGTLLQKGQHYYEYRFQRRDGKFIWMRDEANVIMDDKGQPVEIAGYWINITKRKEAEEAQKESERTYKTIFENTGTATVIMDKKMDIMLLNTEFEKLSGYSREEIQAGMNMREFTLPGDLENYYNLLIQVKNTPYSHESSFKTREGKIKEVIVTLALIPGTELYVSSFLDITDHKMADNKLKASLKEKEVLLQELHHRVKNNLQVISSLLSLQSRYLTDKKSQELFNESQNRVRSMTLIHEMLYKSPDLSQVGFKQYIKELSSVLLSSYGASKNQISFKMEVGDIYLDINKAIPCGLILNELITNSLKHAFGSGPGEIKVSFQKKEPGTYVLEVEDNGVGIPEDIDINKSKSLGLRLVRTLTQQLGGSLSLEKVQGTKFKIIFK; from the coding sequence ATGAATCTTCGAAAAAAAACACTGCTCATGATTGGGGCCACCTTACTGGCCCTGGTCCTGATTTTATATGCCACTTCTCAGATTATCCTGGTAACGGGGCTAACCAATCTGGAAGAAGACAACATTAAACAGGATGCTGCAAGATTTGAAGAAGCTATTTTAATAGAGGAACAAAATTTAAATGCCTTCACCCGGGAAATGGCCTCCTCTGATGAGACTTATAACTTCATGCTTAATCAGAATCAACAATTTATTGACCATAATCTGGATGATAACTTATTTTCCGCCATGGGAATCGATCTAGTTCTTTTTTTCGATAACCAGGGCCACATAATATATGTTAAAAGATTAGACCAGGAAAATCAGGCACTATCCACTCTTCCCGAAGGTATGGGAGACTATAATTCCTTAAAATCTCTTTTTTTTAATAATTCCACCCCCTCATCAGGGGGCATACTCAATCTCCCGAATACACCTCTATTAATATCTATAAGTCCGGTAACTGGTTCTAATACCAACAGCACAGTTCGAGGAACTGTTTTAATGGGTCGGAATTTAAATAAACATTTTATTTCATCCTTTTCTAACTTTACCCAGTTGCAACTGGAACTCTCACCATATAACCTCCCTGAAGCTGGAAGAGATTTTCAAGATGCTCAGGCGGCTTTTAATAGGAATGAAAATATATTTATTACTTACAATGGTAGCGAAAGTATTTCAGCCTATGGATTTTTAAATGATATTGAAAATAACCCGGCAATTATTTTTAAAATTACTGATTCCCGTCTTTACTATGCTAAAACATTAAATAGTATCTATTATTTCATGGCCATGATTATTATTGCTGGTTTTATTATGGGATTTTCAATTTTAATCTATCTGGATAAATCAGTCCTCTCCAGTCTGTCTCAGTTAGGTGCCAATATAAAATTCATTGGAGAAAAAAAGGATTTCTCAGCCAGGTTCCCGGTTAGTGGTGATGATGAGTTTTCTCTACTTACCCGGTCCTTAAATAAAATGATGGAAAAACTGGAAAATTCCCACCGGACTCTTCAAAAAAGCGAAACAAAATTCAGGCAACTGGCAGAAAATATTGATGAGGTCTTTGGCATATACGACCTGAAAAAGAAAAGATTCATTTACCTTAGCCCGGCCTTTAAAGATATCTGGGGCAGAGACCCCCAGGAACTATATGATGATCCCCGTAAGTGGAAGGACTACCTGGATGGCCGGGATAAGGTAAAGGGAATAGATGTATTTTCTAAAATCAAAAATAATAATTTAAATGAAGAAGAGAAAATACAATTCCCTATCAAAAGACCGGATAATTCCATAAGGTGGATTGAAGCCCGTTTATCTCCAGTCAAAGACCATTCGGGGAACGTAAATCGGGTGGTGGGTATAGCCACCGATATCACCAGGGATAAAGAGGCAGAATATCAGCTAAAAAGCACTAAAAAGCGGCTGGATTTTCTAATTTCTGCCACTCCGGCCATCATATACACCCTGAGTATTCATCCTCCTCATAAAACTACCTTCATCAGTAACAATGTAAAAAAACAAACAGGTTATTCTCCTGATGATTTTTTAAAAGATTCTTACTTCTGGATGGACCGGATACATCCTGATGATGTTTCCCATGCCCTGGCAGATTTAGGGACCTTACTCCAGAAAGGCCAGCACTACTATGAATACCGTTTCCAGAGGAGGGATGGTAAATTTATCTGGATGAGAGATGAAGCCAATGTAATTATGGATGATAAGGGGCAGCCGGTGGAAATTGCCGGCTACTGGATAAATATCACTAAAAGAAAAGAAGCAGAAGAAGCTCAAAAAGAATCTGAAAGAACATATAAAACCATATTTGAAAATACAGGAACTGCCACGGTGATAATGGATAAAAAAATGGATATAATGCTACTTAATACTGAATTTGAAAAATTATCTGGATACTCTCGGGAAGAAATCCAGGCAGGGATGAATATGAGAGAATTCACCCTGCCCGGGGATCTGGAAAACTATTATAATCTTTTAATCCAGGTTAAAAATACTCCCTATTCTCATGAATCTAGTTTTAAAACCCGGGAGGGAAAAATTAAAGAGGTTATTGTCACACTGGCTTTAATTCCAGGTACAGAACTTTATGTATCATCTTTTCTCGATATAACTGACCATAAGATGGCGGATAATAAATTAAAAGCTTCACTTAAAGAAAAAGAGGTACTGCTCCAGGAGCTGCATCACCGGGTTAAAAATAATCTGCAGGTGATTTCCAGTTTACTGTCTTTACAATCCCGTTACCTCACTGATAAGAAAAGCCAGGAATTATTTAATGAGAGCCAGAACCGGGTGCGCTCCATGACCCTGATTCATGAAATGCTCTATAAGTCACCGGACCTGTCCCAGGTGGGTTTCAAGCAGTATATTAAGGAACTCTCTTCGGTGCTTTTAAGTTCCTATGGGGCTTCTAAAAACCAGATTTCATTTAAAATGGAGGTGGGAGACATCTATCTGGATATCAATAAGGCTATTCCCTGTGGACTTATCCTCAACGAATTAATCACCAATTCCCTTAAACACGCCTTTGGGTCTGGTCCCGGGGAAATAAAGGTTTCTTTCCAAAAAAAAGAACCGGGAACTTATGTGCTGGAAGTAGAAGATAATGGGGTGGGTATTCCAGAGGACATAGATATAAATAAATCTAAATCCCTGGGCTTGAGACTGGTTAGAACCCTTACCCAACAGTTAGGAGGATCATTATCCCTGGAAAAAGTTCAGGGCACAAAATTTAAGATAATATTCAAATAG